Proteins encoded in a region of the Suncus etruscus isolate mSunEtr1 chromosome 1, mSunEtr1.pri.cur, whole genome shotgun sequence genome:
- the FMNL1 gene encoding formin-like protein 1 produces MGNAAGSSEQPAPPAAPPPKPPAAPKQPMPAAGELEERFHRVLNCMNLPPDKVQLLSQYDNEKKWELICDQERFQVKNPPTAYIEKLKSYLETGGISRKVAADWMPNLGFKRRVQESTQVLRELEISLRTNHIGWVQEFLNEENRGLDVLLEYLAFAQCSVTYDMESIDNGGPGSEKSKPLEHSMEDLTKGPSPSVTPQPKTRHLTIKCPPSPRMTPAHSRKTLRNSRIVSQKDDVHVCIMCLRAIMNYQSGFSLVMNHPACVNEIALSLNNKSPRTKALVLELLAAVCLVRGGHNIILAAFDNFKEVCGEQHRFEKLMDYFRNEDSNIDFMVACMQFINIVVHSVENMNFRVFLQYEFTHLGLDHYLESLRLTESDKLQVQIQAYLDNVFDVGTLLEDTETKNAVLEHMEELQDQVSQLTERLRDAENESMAKIAELEKQLSHARKELETLRERYAASASLGVSRRPPEPEKVSVPSPARPSALELKVEELEEKGLIRILRGPGDAVSIEILPGAVTTPSPSDAATLGVPTSSPSPDLPEAQPPGPESATPPPPPPPPLPGLSSPLQDTPSLAPPPPPPLPGGLEPPPPPPLPGDLPPPPPLPPGTDGPVPPPPPPPPGGPSDDLGVPGADVGSGMKAKKPIQTKFRMPLLNWVALKPNQISGTVFTELNDEKVLQELDMSEFEEQFKTKSQGPSLDISALKSKASQKAPTKATLIEANRAKNLAITLRKGNLGADRICQAIETYDLQVLGLDFLELLTRFLPTEYERSLIARFEKEQRPMEELSEEDRFMLRFSRIPRLSERMTTLTFLGNFPDTVQLLMPQLNAIIAASMSIKSSDKLRQILEIVLAFGNYMNSSKRGAAYGFRLQSLDALLEMKSTDRKQTLLHYLVKVIAEKYPQLTGFHTDLHFLDKAGSVSLDSVLGDVRALQRGLELTQREFVRQDDCVVLKEFLKTNSPTMDKMLADSKTAQEAYESVVEYFGENPKTTSPSMFFSLFSRFVKAYKKAEQEVEQWKKEAAQEASTEDPAKGEPPAAKSPPKVRGPKMDLITELKRKQQKEPLIYESDRDGAIEDIITDLRNQPYIRADTGRRSARRRPPGPPLQVTSDLSL; encoded by the exons ATGGGCAACGCGGCCGGCAGCTCCGAGCAGCCTGCGCCGCCCGCCGCGCCGCCCCCCAAGCCGCCCGCGGCGCCCAAGCAGCCCATGCCCGCGGCCGGAGAGCTGGAGGAGCGGTTCCACCGGGTGCTG AATTGCATGAACTTGCCCCCAGACAAGGTCCAGCTGCTGAGCCAGTATGACAACGAGAAGAAATGGGAGCTCATCTGTGACCAG GAACGGTTCCAGGTCAAGAACCCGCCCACTGCCTATATCGAGAAGCTGAAGAGCTACCTGGAGACTGGGGGCATTAGCCGAAAGGTGGCAGCTGACTGGATGCCCAACCTAGGG TTCAAGAGGCGAGTCCAGGAGTCCACGCAGGTGCTGCGGGAGCTGGAAATTTCCCTGAGGACGAACCATATTGG GTGGGTGCAGGAGTTCCTCAACGAAGAGAACCGGGGCCTGGATGTGCTTCTGGAATACTTGGCCTTCGCTCAGTGCTCCGTCAC GTATGACATGGAGAGCATTGACAATGGAGGTCCCGGCTCGGAGAAGAGTAAGCCTCTGGAGCATTCGATGGAGGACCTCACCAAAGGGCCGTCTCCCTCCGTCACCCCACAACCCAAGACTCGCCACTTGACCATCAA ATGCCCCCCTTCTCCCCG GATGACCCCCGCTCACAGCAGGAAGACACTGCGGAATTCACGCATCGTCAGCCAGAAGGATGATGTACACGTGTGCATCATGTGCCTGCGAGCCATCATGAACTACCAG TCTGGCTTCAGTCTCGTCATGAACCACCCCGCCTGCGTCAATGAGATTGCTTTGAGTCTGAACAACAAAAGCCCCAG AACCAAGGCACTGGTGTTAGAACTGCTGGCAGCTGTGTGTCTGGTGCGGGGCGGGCACAATATCATCCTAGCAGCCTTCGACAACTTCAAGGAG GTGTGTGGGGAGCAGCACCGTTTTGAAAAGCTGATGGACTATTTCCGGAATGAGGACAGCAACATTGACTTTATG GTGGCCTGCATGCAGTTCATCAACATCGTGGTGCACTCAGTGGAGAACATGAACTTCCGGGTCTTTCTGCAGTATGAGTTCACCCACCTGGGCCTGGACCACTACCTGGAG AGTCTGCGCCTCACAGAGAGCGACAAGCTGCAGGTGCAGATCCAGGCATACCTGGACAATGTGTTTGACGTGGGGACACTGCTGGAGGACACAGAGACCAAGAACGCGGTCCTGGAGCACATGGAGGAGCTGCAGGACCAAGTGAGCCAG CTGACAGAGCGACTTCGGGACGCAGAGAACGAATCCATGGCCAAGATCGCGGAGCTGGAAAAGCAGCTGAGCCATGCCCGCAAGGAGCTGGAGACGCTGCGG GAGCGCTACGCGGCGTCTGCCTCTCTGGGTGTCTCCAGGCGTCCCCCGGAGCCTGAGAAAGTGTCGGTCCCCAGCCCGGCCAGGCCCTCTGCCCTGGAGCTGAAGGTGGAGGAGCTGGAGGAGAAGGGGTTAATCCGAATCCTGCGGGGACCGGGGGATGCTGTCTCCATCGAGATCCTCCCGGGAGCTGTGACAACTCCCAGCCCCAGTGACGCTGCGACTCTGGGGGTGCCCACCAGCTCCCCCAGCCCAG ATCTACCAGAGGCACAACCTCCTGGACCCGAATCTGCAACTCCGCCGCCCCCACCTCCGCCTCCACTGCCTGGTCTCTCCTCTCCGCTGCAAGACACCCCCTCTTTGGCGcccccaccacctcctcctctccCAGGAGGCCTCGAACCCCCACCTCCTCCACCACTGCCGGGAGACTTGCCACCTCCACCCCCGCTGCCTCCTGGCACAGATGGGCCGGTGCCTCCCCCACCGCCACCGCCTCCTGGAGGACCCTCGGATGACCTAGGAGTTCCTGGTGCAGATGTGGGTTCAG GAATGAAAGCCAAGAAGCCCATCCAGACCAAGTTCAGAATGCCGCTCCTAAACTGGGTGGCCCTGAAGCCCAACCAGATCTCAGGCACTGTCTTCACCGAGCTCAACGATGAGAAAGTGCTGCAG GAGCTGGACATGAGTGAATTTGAGGAACAGTTCAAGACCAAGTCGCAAGGTCCCAGCCTAGATATCAGTGCTCTTAAGAGCAAGGCATCCCAGAAGGCTCCCACCAAGGCCACACTCATTGAGGCCAACCGGGCCAAGAACCTGGCTATCACTCTGCGCAAGGGCAACCTGGGAGCTGACCGCATCTGCCAGGCTATTGAGAC GTATGACCTGCAGGTCCTGGGTCTGGACTTCCTGGAGCTGCTCACCCGTTTCTTGCCTACGGAATATGAGCGCAGTCTCATTGCCCGCTTCGAGAAAGAACAGAGGCCAATGGAGGAGCTGTCGGAGGAGGACCGGTTCATGCTGCGCTTCAGCCGCATCCCTCGCCTGTCTGAGCGCATGACCACACTCACCTTCCTGGGCAACTTTCCGGATACAGTTCAGCTGCTTATGCCG CAACTGAATGCCATCATTGCAGCCTCAATGTCCATCAAGTCGTCTGACAAACTTCGCCAGATCCTGGAG ATCGTCCTGGCCTTTGGCAACTACATGAACAGCAGCAAGCGTGGGGCAGCCTATGGCTTCCGGCTCCAGAGTTTGGATGCG CTGCTGGAGATGAAATCCACTGACCGGAAGCAGACACTGCTGCACTACTTGGTGAAAGTCATTGCGGAGAAGTACCCACAGCTCACTGGCTTCCACACGGACCTGCACTTTTTAGACAAGGCGGGCTCAG TGTCCCTGGACAGCGTCCTCGGGGATGTGCGTGCTCTGCAGAGAGGCCTGGAGTTGACCCAGCGTGAGTTTGTGCGCCAAGATGACTGTGTGGTACTCAAGGAATTCCTGAAGACCAACTCGCCCACCATGGATAAGATGCTGGCAGACAGTAAGACAGCTCAG GAAGCCTACGAGTCCGTGGTGGAATACTTCGGAGAGAACCCCAAGACCACGTCCCCCTCCatgttcttttccctcttcagCCGCTTCGTCAAGGCCTATAAG AAAGCAGAGCAGGAAGTGGAGCAGTGGAAGAAAGAAGCTGCCCAGGAGGCAAGCACAGAAGACCCAGCCAAAGGGGAGCCCCCAGCAGCCAAG TCCCCACCCAAGGTCCGGGGACCGAAAATGGACCTCATTACTGAGCTGAAACGGAAGCAGCAGAAGGAGCCCCTCATCTATGAGAGTGACCGAGATGGGGCCATTGAGGACATCATCACAG ATCTGCGGAACCAACCCTACATCCGAGCAGATACCGGCCGCAGAAGTGCTCGCCGGCGACCCCCAGGACCCCCACTACAGGTCACCTCTGACCTCTCCTTGTAG